The Candidatus Microthrix parvicella Bio17-1 genome has a window encoding:
- a CDS encoding PQQ-dependent sugar dehydrogenase, whose protein sequence is MTFPGRRQFTLVATLTLLVPLAACADRDVAQADDYGSPLVAVEVEAVEVASLPQPTELVGSKDGTLLVGQRTGVVTRIDPAGKVEPRVVVDVSDDVAETEGESGFLSMDLSADEDELYMAYTRASDDATRLMGFKMNGDGTAETPGQEILVVPQPETSHNGGRVYLDDGGLLWWGLGDGGYGIGAKNGQDPATFLGSMIRIRPTLGGDAPYEVPDDNPFVDGVTPDGSRAAPEVWMYGMRNPWRFDFDPESGDLWVADVGKEDSEEINLLPADEGLGKGKNLGWDLREGTLPVADGGSDDPPVDLVDPVFEYAHDEDRCAVIGGLSVHDAPSLPDLNRVFLWGDWCEGRLFGLANNKGTVNELDLEASIPKITSFGRGVDGEIYAASERKDLVWRLQQVG, encoded by the coding sequence GTGACCTTCCCCGGTAGACGCCAGTTCACGCTCGTGGCCACGTTGACGCTGCTGGTTCCGCTGGCAGCGTGCGCCGATCGGGATGTCGCCCAGGCCGACGACTACGGATCGCCGTTGGTGGCGGTCGAGGTGGAAGCGGTCGAGGTGGCGAGCCTGCCGCAACCCACCGAGTTGGTGGGGAGCAAGGATGGAACCCTGCTGGTCGGTCAGCGCACCGGTGTGGTGACACGCATCGACCCCGCCGGCAAGGTCGAACCGAGGGTGGTTGTCGACGTCTCGGACGACGTCGCCGAAACCGAAGGCGAAAGCGGCTTCCTGAGCATGGACCTGTCGGCCGACGAGGACGAGTTGTACATGGCCTACACGCGGGCGTCCGACGATGCGACCAGGCTGATGGGGTTTAAAATGAACGGAGACGGCACGGCGGAGACGCCGGGGCAAGAAATTCTGGTGGTGCCGCAGCCGGAGACATCTCACAACGGTGGCCGGGTGTATCTCGATGACGGCGGCCTGCTGTGGTGGGGGCTCGGGGACGGCGGGTATGGCATCGGCGCCAAGAATGGTCAGGATCCGGCAACATTCCTTGGGTCGATGATCCGTATCCGTCCCACCCTCGGCGGTGATGCGCCGTACGAGGTTCCCGATGACAATCCGTTCGTGGACGGCGTCACCCCGGACGGCTCGCGTGCGGCGCCCGAAGTGTGGATGTACGGCATGCGCAACCCGTGGCGCTTCGACTTCGACCCCGAGTCCGGTGACCTGTGGGTTGCAGACGTGGGAAAGGAGGACTCCGAAGAGATCAACCTGCTGCCGGCGGATGAGGGTTTGGGGAAGGGAAAGAACCTCGGCTGGGATCTTCGGGAGGGCACCTTGCCGGTGGCTGACGGCGGTAGTGACGATCCACCCGTCGACCTGGTCGATCCCGTCTTCGAGTACGCCCACGATGAAGACCGATGCGCCGTGATCGGGGGTCTGTCGGTGCATGATGCTCCGAGTCTCCCCGACTTGAACCGCGTTTTCCTTTGGGGTGACTGGTGTGAGGGGCGACTCTTTGGGCTCGCCAACAACAAAGGCACGGTGAACGAACTGGACTTGGAGGCCTCGATTCCGAAGATCACCAGCTTTGGCCGCGGGGTCGACGGCGAGATCTATGCGGCGTCGGAGCGCAAGGACCTCGTCTGGCGACTGCAACAGGTCGGGTGA